One Triplophysa rosa linkage group LG21, Trosa_1v2, whole genome shotgun sequence DNA segment encodes these proteins:
- the dhx35 gene encoding probable ATP-dependent RNA helicase DHX35 isoform X1: MAAPHSTVKFWKPGSDAPGVREERDLSTETTGSPIIYNPHTALSIEKQRQRLPVFKHRNNILYLVESFQTVVIVGETGCGKSTQIPQYLLEAGWAAEGKVIGVTQPRRVAATSVAARVAEERGAFLGHEVGYSIRFDDCSDPQATRIKFLTDGMLVREMMSDPLLKKYSVLMLDEAHERTLYTDIAIGLLKKIQKKRRDLRLIVASATLDAKKFQDFFNLNESGDPSKDTCGILTVEGRTFPVDIFYTVSPVPDYVKATVETVLKIHETEDDGDVLAFLTGQEEVEKVVSMLQEQARTLSRYGMKKHLGVLPMYAGLPYKEQMRVFERMAPTVRKVVVATNIAETSITINGIVFVIDCAFVKLRAYNPQTAIESLIVTPISKASACQRAGRAGRNRAGKCFRLYTEEDFQKLPASTVPEMQRSNLAPVILQLKALGIDNVLRFSFLSPPPAQSMVQALELLYALGGLDQYGRLTDPMGVRMAEFPLSPMFAKMLLESGNFGCSKEIVTIAAMMQIQNIFVVPHNQKKAAVGVFIQAREHRKFAVAEGDHLTMLNIYEAFLKHQKSSQWCQDHFLNYKGLLRAMTIREQLRHLLNKFKVPRTSSEGDPDVILRCVVSGFFANAARMHHSGSYRTLRDDRELHIHPDSVLFGEKPPKWVVFNELVQTSKYYMRDVTAVESSWLVELAPHFYKQAKHGSLNSKRAKVL, encoded by the exons CACAGAAACAATATCCTCTATCTGGTGGAAAGTTTCCAGACTGTGGTGATTGTCGGAGAAACCGGATGTGGGAAAAGCACACAGATTCCACAG TATTTGTTGGAGGCCGGATGGGCGGCAGAAGGGAAAGTGATCGGTGTCACTCAGCCTCGACGTGTGGCAGCTACATCT GTGGCCGCTCGTGTAGCAGAAGAGAGAGGGGCGTTTCTAGGCCATGAAGTGGGCTACAGCATCAGGTTTGATGACTGCTCCGACCCCCAGGCTACACGGATTAAA tttCTGACAGACGGGATGTTGGTTCGGGAGATGATGTCTGACCCTCTGTTAAAGAAATACAG TGTGTTAATGTTGGACGAGGCTCACGAGAGAACGCTTTACACCGACATCGCCATCGGGCTTCTGAAGAAG ATTCAGAAGAAGCGGAGAGACCTGCGTCTGATCGTAGCTTCGGCCACCCTGGATGCCAAG AAATTTCAAGATTTCTTCAACCTAAATGAGTCCGGAGACCCAAGCAAAGACACCTGTGGCATTTTGACGGTCGAGGGCCGAACTTTCCCCGTGGATATTTTCTACACCGTCAG TCCCGTGCCGGACTATGTGAAGGCCACTGTGGAAACTGTGCTGAAGATTCACGAGACCGAGGATGATGGTGATGTGTTGGCCTTTCTCACAGGACAG GAGGAGGTGGAGAAGGTGGTGTCCATGCTCCAGGAACAGGCCCGAACTCTGTCCCGCTACGGCATGAAGAAACATCTCGGTGTGCTCCCTATGTACGCCGGTCTGCCTTATAAAGAACAGATGCGAGTGTTTGAGAGGATGGCCCCTACTgtcagaaag GTGGTGGTTGCCACTAATATAGCCGAGACGTCCATCACAATTAATGGCATAGTGTTTGTCATTGACTGTGCTTTTGTAAAGCTGAGAGCGTATAATCCCCAAACAGCCATCGAATCACTGATCGTGACGCCCATCTCTAAAGCCTCCGCCTGTCAGAGGGCTGGGAGAGCTGGACGGAACCGCGCAGGGAAATGTTTCCGTCTCTACACAG AGGAGGATTTCCAGAAGTTACCCGCGTCTACAGTGCCAGAGATGCAGCGCTCCAATCTGGCTCCTGTCATTCTGCAGCTGAAAGCGCTGGGCATCGACAACGTTCTCCGGTTCAGCTTTCTGTCT CCTCCGCCGGCCCAGTCTATGGTTCAGGCTCTGGAGCTGCTCTATGCTCTTGGAG GTCTCGATCAGTATGGGCGTCTCACGGACCCGATGGGCGTCCGCATGGCCGAGTTTCCCCTCAGCCCCATGTTCGCCAAGATGCTGCTGGAATCGGGGAACTTCGGCTGCTCCAAAGAGATCGTCACCATTGCGGCCATGATGcaaattcaaaacatttttgtggTGCCGCACAATCAGAAGAAAGCGGCCGTAGGCGTTTTCATTCAG GCGCGTGAGCACAGAAAGTTTGCCGTGGCTGAGGGAGATCATCTCACCATGCTGAATATTTATGAAGCCTTCTTAAAG CATCAGAAGAGTTCTCAGTGGTGTCAGGATCACTTCCTCAACTACAAGGGTCTCCTGCGTGCCATGACCATACGTGAACAGCTGCGACACCTGCTCAACAAGTTTAAGGTGCCTCGAACATCCAGTGAAG GTGACCCCGATGTGATTCTCAGATGTGTCGTTTCTGGATTTTTTGCGAACGCAGCGCGCATGCATCACTCCGGCTCCTACAG GACTCTACGAGATGACCGAGAACTGCACATCCATCCCGACTCTGTGCTGTTTGGAGAAAAGCCCCCTAAATG GGTCGTCTTCAATGAGTTGGTTCAGACCAGCAAGTACTATATGCGAGATGTGACGGCGGTGGAGTCCTCCTGGCTGGTGGAGCTGGCTCCTCACTTTTACAAACAGGCCAAG
- the dhx35 gene encoding probable ATP-dependent RNA helicase DHX35 isoform X2 → MAAPHSTVKFWKPGSDAPGVREERDLSTETTGSPIIYNPHTALSIEKQRQRLPVFKHRNNILYLVESFQTVVIVGETGCGKSTQIPQYLLEAGWAAEGKVIGVTQPRRVAATSVAARVAEERGAFLGHEVGYSIRFDDCSDPQATRIKFLTDGMLVREMMSDPLLKKYSVLMLDEAHERTLYTDIAIGLLKKIQKKRRDLRLIVASATLDAKKFQDFFNLNESGDPSKDTCGILTVEGRTFPVDIFYTVSPVPDYVKATVETVLKIHETEDDGDVLAFLTGQEEVEKVVSMLQEQARTLSRYGMKKHLGVLPMYAGLPYKEQMRVFERMAPTVRKVVVATNIAETSITINGIVFVIDCAFVKLRAYNPQTAIESLIVTPISKASACQRAGRAGRNRAGKCFRLYTEEDFQKLPASTVPEMQRSNLAPVILQLKALGIDNVLRFSFLSPPPAQSMVQALELLYALGGLDQYGRLTDPMGVRMAEFPLSPMFAKMLLESGNFGCSKEIVTIAAMMQIQNIFVVPHNQKKAAAREHRKFAVAEGDHLTMLNIYEAFLKHQKSSQWCQDHFLNYKGLLRAMTIREQLRHLLNKFKVPRTSSEGDPDVILRCVVSGFFANAARMHHSGSYRTLRDDRELHIHPDSVLFGEKPPKWVVFNELVQTSKYYMRDVTAVESSWLVELAPHFYKQAKHGSLNSKRAKVL, encoded by the exons CACAGAAACAATATCCTCTATCTGGTGGAAAGTTTCCAGACTGTGGTGATTGTCGGAGAAACCGGATGTGGGAAAAGCACACAGATTCCACAG TATTTGTTGGAGGCCGGATGGGCGGCAGAAGGGAAAGTGATCGGTGTCACTCAGCCTCGACGTGTGGCAGCTACATCT GTGGCCGCTCGTGTAGCAGAAGAGAGAGGGGCGTTTCTAGGCCATGAAGTGGGCTACAGCATCAGGTTTGATGACTGCTCCGACCCCCAGGCTACACGGATTAAA tttCTGACAGACGGGATGTTGGTTCGGGAGATGATGTCTGACCCTCTGTTAAAGAAATACAG TGTGTTAATGTTGGACGAGGCTCACGAGAGAACGCTTTACACCGACATCGCCATCGGGCTTCTGAAGAAG ATTCAGAAGAAGCGGAGAGACCTGCGTCTGATCGTAGCTTCGGCCACCCTGGATGCCAAG AAATTTCAAGATTTCTTCAACCTAAATGAGTCCGGAGACCCAAGCAAAGACACCTGTGGCATTTTGACGGTCGAGGGCCGAACTTTCCCCGTGGATATTTTCTACACCGTCAG TCCCGTGCCGGACTATGTGAAGGCCACTGTGGAAACTGTGCTGAAGATTCACGAGACCGAGGATGATGGTGATGTGTTGGCCTTTCTCACAGGACAG GAGGAGGTGGAGAAGGTGGTGTCCATGCTCCAGGAACAGGCCCGAACTCTGTCCCGCTACGGCATGAAGAAACATCTCGGTGTGCTCCCTATGTACGCCGGTCTGCCTTATAAAGAACAGATGCGAGTGTTTGAGAGGATGGCCCCTACTgtcagaaag GTGGTGGTTGCCACTAATATAGCCGAGACGTCCATCACAATTAATGGCATAGTGTTTGTCATTGACTGTGCTTTTGTAAAGCTGAGAGCGTATAATCCCCAAACAGCCATCGAATCACTGATCGTGACGCCCATCTCTAAAGCCTCCGCCTGTCAGAGGGCTGGGAGAGCTGGACGGAACCGCGCAGGGAAATGTTTCCGTCTCTACACAG AGGAGGATTTCCAGAAGTTACCCGCGTCTACAGTGCCAGAGATGCAGCGCTCCAATCTGGCTCCTGTCATTCTGCAGCTGAAAGCGCTGGGCATCGACAACGTTCTCCGGTTCAGCTTTCTGTCT CCTCCGCCGGCCCAGTCTATGGTTCAGGCTCTGGAGCTGCTCTATGCTCTTGGAG GTCTCGATCAGTATGGGCGTCTCACGGACCCGATGGGCGTCCGCATGGCCGAGTTTCCCCTCAGCCCCATGTTCGCCAAGATGCTGCTGGAATCGGGGAACTTCGGCTGCTCCAAAGAGATCGTCACCATTGCGGCCATGATGcaaattcaaaacatttttgtggTGCCGCACAATCAGAAGAAAGCGGCC GCGCGTGAGCACAGAAAGTTTGCCGTGGCTGAGGGAGATCATCTCACCATGCTGAATATTTATGAAGCCTTCTTAAAG CATCAGAAGAGTTCTCAGTGGTGTCAGGATCACTTCCTCAACTACAAGGGTCTCCTGCGTGCCATGACCATACGTGAACAGCTGCGACACCTGCTCAACAAGTTTAAGGTGCCTCGAACATCCAGTGAAG GTGACCCCGATGTGATTCTCAGATGTGTCGTTTCTGGATTTTTTGCGAACGCAGCGCGCATGCATCACTCCGGCTCCTACAG GACTCTACGAGATGACCGAGAACTGCACATCCATCCCGACTCTGTGCTGTTTGGAGAAAAGCCCCCTAAATG GGTCGTCTTCAATGAGTTGGTTCAGACCAGCAAGTACTATATGCGAGATGTGACGGCGGTGGAGTCCTCCTGGCTGGTGGAGCTGGCTCCTCACTTTTACAAACAGGCCAAG